Genomic segment of Polynucleobacter necessarius:
CTGTAACTTTAGGTGCTGATACCACCTTGAATACCACTAACAGCAATATCGTTTTTGTAAATACTCTTAATAGCACTACCTCAGCTCGTGCCTTAACAATCGGCGCAGGCTCAGGCACAGTAACTTTTACTGGCACCGTAGGTAATAGTCTGGCTTTAGGTGCAACCAACATTACTGCAGCGACCACTACAAATATGACTACCCTGGTCGGTAGCGGTGTATATGCCACCACGGGTAATGCTGTTGTAAATGGTACTATTACCGGAGTAACAAATTTATCGGTCTCCGGCATAACAGCGATCGGCGCAAATATTACTACCAGTGCTACTCAGCTCTATAGCGGGGCAGTGACTCTAGCCACCAATACAACATTGGCTACGACAGATAACAACGTCACCTTCAGCAGTACCCTTAATAGTAATAATGCTACTCCTAAGACCTTAACCATTACTGCCGGTGGCGGAACAGTGACTATGAACGGGGCAGTAGGGGATGCTAATGTCCTAGGCGTCACCACGATTACTGCATCCGCCTTCACAACCGGCTCTTCTGGCACGATTGCTATGGGTGCTAATGCTCTCCAATTAATACTGACGTTATCAGTCTGGGGGCGGCACTTGGTGGCACATCAACCCTGGCAATTGCACCTAGGACAGCAAGTACTATGATTGGTCTAGGTAGCTCCATTACTTCCACCTCTTGTGGTGGGGCAGCTTGCTCATTGGCTCTTGATGATGTTGAATTAGGGCGCTTGGCTGATGGCTTTACTTCAATCACGATTGGTAGCACGTCTGGCACCGGCGCAATTGCCATTAACTACACTACGCCATACACCTTCTTGGATCCAGTAACGATTCAAAGTAAATCTACCTCAGGCGGTGGATCCATTACTGCTACTAGCACACTTGCTAGTGGTGCTAATAACATGGCCATCAGCACATACGGAGCTGTCTCTGTAGCCGCTATTACTTCTGCTGGCACCCTGGCGATTACTGGTAACGGTATTACCTTAAATGGTAATATCACTACTAGCAGTACACAGGCCTATACCGGGGCGGTGACATTGGCAACCGGCGACATTGAGCTTACAGGAACCAGCGCTACCTTTAGTACTACCGTAACAGGGGGCGCTAATGCTTTGGCGATTACTGGTAATGCAGTATTTAACGGCTCACTTTCCAACGTCACTGATTTGTCAGTGTCTGGTACTGCAGCTATCAATGCATCTAGCATGTCCACAACTGGCTCTCAATCCTGTACAGGTGCAGTTACAGCTTCAGTGGCTACAACTATTACAGCAAGTGCATTGACTACAGGCTCAACGCTAGCTGTTTCAGCCAATAACTTAACCCTGTTGGTTGATGCAATTACTTTAGGTGGAAATTTATCGGGTACCGGCGCCTTGGTGATCGTGCCAAAGACACTTAATAGAGATATTTATCTGGGTTCAGCAGATAATTCCGCATCCGCTGTTTTAAATCTGAAATCTACAGATATTGACTATCTGGTAGATGGATTTAGCTCAATCCTTATTGGTGGTGCAGGCTACTCTGGTTCAATTGCCTCACAGGGTAATACAAGCTTTAAGGACCCAACTACCTTTACCTCATCCTTCGCTTTCACGTTGAGCCATAATTTATTGGCCACAGCATCCACCAATGCTTCATTCACCGTGGGTGGTTCATTCACTTGGAATGGTGGAGATATCACCACCGGCACAGGTGTTGTAACTCTGAGCGGTGATATGACTTTGGGCGGCAGCGGCACTCGTACATTAAGCACTACAAGCGGCATTGTTACGATTGGTGCATCAACAGCTAATACCGTTACTGGTAATGCGGCCAGCCTGACTCTAAATAGTGGATCAGCCGCAACCAACGTTTATTCAACAATCACCGGTGTGAATGTTTTAGGTTTAGGTACTAGCGGTCAAAGTGGCACCATCACTCTCAATGGCGCATTTACCACGACCTCTATTGCAACAGGTGCCGCTGCCTACTCCCTCGTCTTTAATGGTGGAGACTCCGGCATATCAACGGTAACTGATGCTGCTACATTTGCAAATACCAGCGCCTTAACTCTGGGTAATCAAGCTGGCGATATTTTCGTCTTTACAAGTGGCCTCACAGCAACTGCACAGTCCACCGTGAATTTGGCTGGCGCAATTAGAACGGCAGGAACTGCATTGAGCATTGGTAATGGCAGCACCACTACCTATCTTTCTGCAGATACAGTAATTGACACTACAAACAATGGCGCAAATTCAGCTGGCGGCGCCATCGCATTGGCTGGATCAGTAGTAAACGTCAACGGCACTTCCGCAGCGTTGGCATCTGGCTGGACTAATGGCACAGCTTACAGTCTGGGCGTTTGGGGAAGTGTGATTGGTATTTACGGGCAGGGTGGTGAGATCTCTCGGACCTTCACTTTAGGTGGAGCTTCCACTACCTTGAACTTTAATTTCTATCGTCTTGATTTATGGGATGGTGAGAGATTCCAAATTTATGCTAACGGCGTTCTCATCGTTAACCAGCAATTCTTCTGCTCAGAACTTGGTAGCCAATATTTCTTGAGCCCTCCTATTACCGGCACCTCTAACGGCTATAGCTGGACCATTACTCCGGTAGCGGGTGATTCGAATCTCAATATGGTTGCCCAAAGCTGGACTGACCAACGCTTTACTGTCGCCTTAACAACACCTAGTGGTTTGGCTTCCGTTCCACTTCGGTTTACCTCTACTTTAGACCAAGGTAATACCGATGAATCCTGGGCTGTTTCTGGATTCTCATCTGCCATCACTTCTAACGCTGGTCTAACCTTGAATTCTGGCGCTGCTGCAATTAGTGCTAGCACAAACTTAGGTTCTACCGGCTCCTTAAATTACCTCACTGTTACTAATTCAGGTGGTGCAACATTCTCAGGCTCAGTAAGCGTAGCCAATGCAAGCACAGTGTCTAATACTGCTTCAGCAGCAACGGTTGCGTTTACAGGTGGCTTAACTACGGGTTCTTTAGTTACGACTGCTAACCCATACAACGTGAGCATTGTTGGTGGCTCAAATACGATTACGTCTGCAGCCACATTCCTCAATACTGGCTCCTTAACCTTGGGCAATCTTTCTTCTAGCGCAATTACATTTAGTGCTGGTCTGACAGCTACCGCTCCAACTACCGTTAACTTAGCGGGCACTATCACTAGCAATGGCCCAGTTACCATTGGCACATCCAGCACCGGCATCGCATTAACTGCTGCAACCACTATTAATACATCCGGTGGTTCAAGCGCTGCGAATAGGGCGCTTACTTTAGCGGCTCCTCTGACTGGCGACAATATTGCTCTGACATTGACTTCGGGTACTGGTGTGATCACTACCGCAGCGATGGGTACTAGCGGCCACGGCTTAGGCGCATTGATCTTTAATGGTGATGAATTTAATCCGACTGCGGATGTTTATGGTCAGTCCACTTTGGTAGTCAAGCCATACACTAGTGGTAATACGATGGTAATTGGCGGGGAAAATAATAATTCCGATACTGTGTTGAATTTAACCGCAACGGAGATTGCCTATCTTAAGGACGGATTTACTGGAATTACTATCGGATCCTCCACTACTGGTCAGATTACCGTTTCTGCTGAATTGAACGTAGTTGATCCATTGGTTATTGATACCAATGGCGCGAACATCTCTGTTGGCGCCGATATGAGGGCATCTGATAATGGTACATTTACTTTCAATGATCCAGCGGTGATTTCCGGTAACGTCACTATGATCACGGCTGATCAGGCTCTCTCATTCTCTAGCAACCTCAATGGAACTACTGCAGGTGCTGAGAATTTGATTCTTAATACTGGCAATGCCAATATCACCTTCAATGGTTTGGTTGGAAACGTAACGCCTCTAAACGTGATCTCACTGGATAGCTCTGGAACAATTACGATTAATCAACCCGTCACTAGTAACAGTATTCTGACTGGTACTGGCGGTACAACCGTGATCGACACCCCAACAATTTCCACCGTTGGCACACAGTCCTTTAACAATGCTGTCTTGATTAAGCGCAATACAATTTTCTCAACCACTAATAGCAATATTACTTTTAATGGAACAGTTAATAGCTATGACAATGCCTCCGCAAGAACAGTAGGAATTGATGCGGGTACGGCTGCGGTAGCTATTAACGGGGTGGTAGGGGGCACTAATGTTCTAGGTGCCACCATTATTACAGGCGCTTCGTTCTCTATAGGTTTAAACGGCTCAATTGCAATGGGGGCTAATGCGATCTCCATTACGACGGATGCAATTAGTCTAGCTGGAGCGATATCTGGCACTTCAACACTCACCATCGCCCCTAGGACTGTTACGACTACTATCGGTCTCGGAACAACTGCTACAGGATCATTGCACTTTACCGATACCGAGCTCAGTAAGTTAAGCGATGGATTCTCATCGATTACATTCGGTTCGCCTACCGCAACAGGCAAGATTACTGCTGCTGAATACACCTATCTTGATCACATTAAGTTGTTGAACTACGGTTCTAGCAGCAGCGGTATCGAATTTATTGGCGCTGTCAGTGTTGGCGTAAACAATCTGACTCTGTACACCACTGGTCCAGTCACTCAATCTGCTGATATTACCGCCGCTGGTCTTGAGCTCCTCGGTACTGGCGGTACTTACACCTTAACCAATACTTCTAATGCCATTACTACCTTAGCCGGTAATACAGGAACAATCTCTTTTTTGGATGATGGTGGATTTAGCGTTGGCACAGTAAGTAGAGTAGGGGTCACCGCCTCAGGAACAGTCACGCTAGCTAGTGCCGCCAACATTTCTCTTGCTAACAACATCACCACCACTGGCGCACAGACTTATAACGGTAATGTGGTCTTGGCTGCAAATACGACCTTAGCTACTACTAATAGCGATGTGAGTTTTGGTGGAACATTGAGAGGTGATACTGCAGGTCGTACCCTGACTATTGCTGCCGGTACTGGTGCAGTAAGCTTCACGGGTGCAGTCGGCACTACTTACACGCTAGGCGCTACTGCCATTACTGCGGCGACCGTAACCAATAGCTCTACTTGGATCGGTAACAGCACTTTAGGCATTACTGGTAACGCCGTAGTCAATGGCGCTATCTCAGGCATTACTACTTTGAATATCTCTGGTAATACGAGCCTTGGCGCTAATGTCACTAGCTCAAGCACTCAAACTTATACCGGTGCGGTAACCATCACTGGTTCTACAGTGACTGCAACTACTACCAATAGTGCTGTCATGTTCGCCTCAACCGTCAATAGCGCTGCTACTGCCGCTAAACCATTGACTGTCTCTGCTGGCTCTGGCGCAGTGACCTTCACCAGTGTTGTAGGCGGTGCTACTGATGGTGTGCTTGGCGCCTTGACTGTTAACTCTACTGCTACAACTACCTTTAGTGCTGCTGTCACTGCCGCTTCTGTGACAACAGACGCTAGTGGTACTACTGCAATCAACGGTGGTGCGATCACCACCTCTGGTGCACAAACTTATAACGAAGCCATCACTTTAGGTGCTGCTACCACCTGTCAGCATCAAGCATTACTACTGGCTCCACCATCACCGGCGGCAGCAATGCAATTACTCTAACAACAGATGCACTAGCCTTAGGTGGCAACATCTCCAGCACTGGTGCGTTGATCATCCAGGCTAAGACCGCAAGTACCACGATTGGTCTAGGAACTTCTGCTACTGGTGATTTACATTTGACAGATACAGAGTTGGGTCGCTTAGTGGATGGCTTCTCTAGCATTACCTTCGGATCATCTTCTGCTACAGGTAAGATTACAGCCGCCGCCTATACCTATAGCGATCACCTCAAGCTCTATAGCTATGGTGCTGGTAGCAGCGGAATTGAACTTACTGGCGCAGTTAATACTGGTTCAGATAACTTGACCCTTTATACGACTGGCTCGGTATCTCAGGGTGCTAGTGGATCCATCACCGCTGCTGGATTGGAATTGCTCGGTACAGGTGGTTTGTATGTCTTGACTAATACCGCCAATGCAATTACTA
This window contains:
- a CDS encoding beta strand repeat-containing protein; protein product: MIGLGSSITSTSCGGAACSLALDDVELGRLADGFTSITIGSTSGTGAIAINYTTPYTFLDPVTIQSKSTSGGGSITATSTLASGANNMAISTYGAVSVAAITSAGTLAITGNGITLNGNITTSSTQAYTGAVTLATGDIELTGTSATFSTTVTGGANALAITGNAVFNGSLSNVTDLSVSGTAAINASSMSTTGSQSCTGAVTASVATTITASALTTGSTLAVSANNLTLLVDAITLGGNLSGTGALVIVPKTLNRDIYLGSADNSASAVLNLKSTDIDYLVDGFSSILIGGAGYSGSIASQGNTSFKDPTTFTSSFAFTLSHNLLATASTNASFTVGGSFTWNGGDITTGTGVVTLSGDMTLGGSGTRTLSTTSGIVTIGASTANTVTGNAASLTLNSGSAATNVYSTITGVNVLGLGTSGQSGTITLNGAFTTTSIATGAAAYSLVFNGGDSGISTVTDAATFANTSALTLGNQAGDIFVFTSGLTATAQSTVNLAGAIRTAGTALSIGNGSTTTYLSADTVIDTTNNGANSAGGAIALAGSVVNVNGTSAALASGWTNGTAYSLGVWGSVIGIYGQGGEISRTFTLGGASTTLNFNFYRLDLWDGERFQIYANGVLIVNQQFFCSELGSQYFLSPPITGTSNGYSWTITPVAGDSNLNMVAQSWTDQRFTVALTTPSGLASVPLRFTSTLDQGNTDESWAVSGFSSAITSNAGLTLNSGAAAISASTNLGSTGSLNYLTVTNSGGATFSGSVSVANASTVSNTASAATVAFTGGLTTGSLVTTANPYNVSIVGGSNTITSAATFLNTGSLTLGNLSSSAITFSAGLTATAPTTVNLAGTITSNGPVTIGTSSTGIALTAATTINTSGGSSAANRALTLAAPLTGDNIALTLTSGTGVITTAAMGTSGHGLGALIFNGDEFNPTADVYGQSTLVVKPYTSGNTMVIGGENNNSDTVLNLTATEIAYLKDGFTGITIGSSTTGQITVSAELNVVDPLVIDTNGANISVGADMRASDNGTFTFNDPAVISGNVTMITADQALSFSSNLNGTTAGAENLILNTGNANITFNGLVGNVTPLNVISLDSSGTITINQPVTSNSILTGTGGTTVIDTPTISTVGTQSFNNAVLIKRNTIFSTTNSNITFNGTVNSYDNASARTVGIDAGTAAVAINGVVGGTNVLGATIITGASFSIGLNGSIAMGANAISITTDAISLAGAISGTSTLTIAPRTVTTTIGLGTTATGSLHFTDTELSKLSDGFSSITFGSPTATGKITAAEYTYLDHIKLLNYGSSSSGIEFIGAVSVGVNNLTLYTTGPVTQSADITAAGLELLGTGGTYTLTNTSNAITTLAGNTGTISFLDDGGFSVGTVSRVGVTASGTVTLASAANISLANNITTTGAQTYNGNVVLAANTTLATTNSDVSFGGTLRGDTAGRTLTIAAGTGAVSFTGAVGTTYTLGATAITAATVTNSSTWIGNSTLGITGNAVVNGAISGITTLNISGNTSLGANVTSSSTQTYTGAVTITGSTVTATTTNSAVMFASTVNSAATAAKPLTVSAGSGAVTFTSVVGGATDGVLGALTVNSTATTTFSAAVTAASVTTDASGTTAINGGAITTSGAQTYNEAITLGAATTCQHQALLLAPPSPAAAMQLL